Below is a window of Coleofasciculus sp. FACHB-T130 DNA.
GGCGCTCCCATCCGCCCACCACGTCTTAATTCATGATGGCGCTCGGTGTCTGGCGACGCCCCAATTACTGGATCGGTGTGCTGAGGAACTGATGAATTGTCCCGGCTTAATTGCAGCGGTGCCGGTGAAAGATACGATTAAAGTCGTGGATGCGGCTGGGTTCATTGAAAGTACACCCGATCGACAGCATCTATGGGCGGCTCAAACGCCCCAAGGTTTTAAAGTTGATTTGTTGCAACAGTGTCATACGGAAGCCCGACGCCAAAATTGGGAAGTTACCGACGATGCGGCTTTATTTGAAAAGTGCAATTTGAAAGTCCGGATTGTCCAGGGAGAAGAGACGAATCTGAAGGTGACTACGCCGGTGGATTTGAGCGTAGCAGAGTTTATCCTGCGCGATCGCTTACCAACAGGATGATATTAATAACGGCGTGACTCTGGTGCGCGATCGCTGTGAGCGCTCTCTTGCGGATCGGAGTTCAATTGGCTGCTGGGTTCATATTTCTTTTGAACTTCTTCCAGCTGCTTAGTAATTTGATTAATTCTTTGCTTAACCGTCTGAAAGTCAATATTGCGCCAATGAATAATCGTATTTTTTACTTTTTTCTGTTCTCTGTCAGCCACAGCTTGCATTCGCCCCCCTTCACAAATTTTTTTTAACCGGTCTTGTAAATTAATGTAACTTGTGATACAGAACAGTCCACTCCGTCTTGCGGAGGAAGCCAAAGTAAATATCTCCGTATCTTGTACCATTTTTAAGTCGGCGGTTTCAACCACGTCTAAAACTCTGAAACCCTTGCACAATCGGAGGTCGGGTAGAACGTAAACGTAGGTGCGTTCGTGCCGTAAGGCTTTAGCTTTCAAGGAAGAGTAACAGGGTAAACTGCCCTAGTGCTGGGTAACGCGCAACTCAAGCGCCACGCACCCCGCGCCCGGAGGTGGCTCCCCAGCCTACACATCCGCGATTTGGATTAGTTTTTCACGAGAGCTTAAGATCGTTGTTGTTTCTTGTTTGCAATCGATGGACTTCTTAACCCCCCAATAAATTGGGGGGTTGGGGGAATCAATAATGTAGCGCCTCACAACCCAAATGGTATTCGTTTGCGTAGTCGCGACTTTAGTTGTCAGGCGTTTTTATTGAACCCAAAAAGTGAATTGGATTGACGAGAAAACATCTATTAAGCCTTTTTATAGATGCGGATATAGTCAACATCCAAGTAAGTCGGAAATGGGGTGGTGGTGAGAGGACATCCCGCAAAGCTGTTGCAGCTACCCACGAGATTGCCCACCGCCAGAACCATTGGAAAAGCATCAAACTTTTGCGTGGTGGTAAACTTTTGCACGCCATCGACGAGCCATGTCAAGCGTCCGGGTTCCCAAATTACAGTGTATTCATGAAAGTCGTCGGTGTAGTTAGTTTCGTACAGCTTGGAAACTTCTGACTTCTTTTTACCATCCAGCAAATAGTGCTGCGTAAAAATATTTTCGTTAGGGATGTTTCCCCTAAGTTCAGCAAAGTCGATTTCCGGAGGCCATTTAAAGTCCTGTCGCCACAGCGAAATGTAACCTTGGGTACCTTCTCCCTTTTGAAAACGCGCCCGAACTACCCAACGCCCGTAAGTTTGAGCCGTAAGTTGGGTAAACCCGCCTGCGGTATAAGGAAACGTGACTCCATCCTTAGTTATGGTTTCCTTGGCAATCTTGAGGCGCAAGAGTCCGTTTTGTACAATCAAT
It encodes the following:
- the ispD gene encoding 2-C-methyl-D-erythritol 4-phosphate cytidylyltransferase, with translation MHLLIPAAGMGRRMGSERNKLLLTLLGKPLIHWTLQAVEASRHISWIGLIAHPDDFSDFKEILADLSLTKPVQLIVGGSTRQESVYNGLQALPSAHHVLIHDGARCLATPQLLDRCAEELMNCPGLIAAVPVKDTIKVVDAAGFIESTPDRQHLWAAQTPQGFKVDLLQQCHTEARRQNWEVTDDAALFEKCNLKVRIVQGEETNLKVTTPVDLSVAEFILRDRLPTG
- a CDS encoding glycoside hydrolase family 16 protein, producing the protein MKRILVFLFLFVLPLVPILSLSQTGSAITATTGSAPNIPGWTLTFADEFNSTSLDKANYVRYWGKPSTAGAVSWWNGNSALIVQNGLLRLKIAKETITKDGVTFPYTAGGFTQLTAQTYGRWVVRARFQKGEGTQGYISLWRQDFKWPPEIDFAELRGNIPNENIFTQHYLLDGKKKSEVSKLYETNYTDDFHEYTVIWEPGRLTWLVDGVQKFTTTQKFDAFPMVLAVGNLVGSCNSFAGCPLTTTPFPTYLDVDYIRIYKKA